The genome window AACAATATGTGTCGTCATGAAAAAGACGCTAAAACATATCGAACGAACCAACTATACGCTATGGTAACAGTAGCGTAGCCCTATCTGCTATATGCACTGGATAGGGAGAGGTAATGGGATACCCCAATCTTGAGAGCTGTTCAAAACAGAAATGGACTGCGAACGCTTAGTTACTCAGGAATCCCACTGACATTAGTCAGCTTGTCCCTTTATGGGTGGGAGTCTCAAACGTTCTTTTCATTATTAGTATGCCATATTTTTTGCCTCATCACCATATGGGTGATTTCCGTTCCGACAGGGCGCTTTCATGGGCCGCTTGGGCAACAAATGTTTTTTGTGCGAAAGCAACAACAACACGATGTTGGTCACGAAGTTTATTTTTGTAGACAGAAAAAAACAAAGTAAATATGGCATTTCTAGTATGCTTATAATTTAAAAGGCTGCTGCACTATTCTATTAACCGCAAAAAAATAGGCGCCTCAGAAATAATTCTGAGACGCCTATTTGAGATGACCCCTACGGGATTCGAACCCGTGTTACCGCCGTGAAAGGGCGGTGTCTTAACCACTTGACCAAGGGGCCTACTATGGTGGCGGCCGAGGGGATCGAACCCCCGACCTTACGGGTATGAACCGTACGCTCTAGCCAGCTGAGCTAGGCCGCCGTGACAATTATGGAGCGGAAGACGAGGTTCGAACTCGCGACCCCCACCTTGGCAAGGTGGTGTTCTACCACTGAACTACTTCCGCATTTCGTTTTAAGCAACAAGATAAATAATACAAGCCATTGTTCCTAACGTCAAGTAGTTTTTTGAAAAAAATTAATAAAAATATATAGTTTTATTAATTATTTAAAGATTTGCTAACAAAAAGAGGGAGTATTATCTTTTGATAGCTCATCACCATAACGTGTGGTTGATTTCCGTTTCGACTAGGCGCTTTGTAGCTGCCGCTTTGCTTTCGCTACAGAAAACATTTGCCGCTGACGCTTCGCTTTCGCGCAGATAAAACATTGTTGCTGCCGCTACGCTTTCGCACAGAAAACATCCGCTTCGCTGCAGGGTCTCGTCTGTGACGCTAATCCCCAAGGAGTCGCCCGGTCGGAACGAAGATCAACTCTTATCAAAGGTGTTTGGACTCACTGAAAAGGAACCACATCTTCACCCATCTCACCACCTTCAAAGGTAGGAGTCTTCTACTGAATGAAGATAAATGGCATACGTTTTAACAAATGTTATCCACAAATTTTGGTGATGATCCCTTTTAATGGGGAATTTATCAAACTTTTTGTTCTTAAGTAGAAAAGTATCAGCATAACTGCTGACTATAGTATTTTGACGAAATAGGGAACATCGATCAATGAAAAAGAAAAGGTAGAAAGGGCACTAGACCTCTCATGGCATAGATTTTGTAACGTATCTTATGTAACGACAGTGGAACTGATTTGCGTAAATTTTCGGAATTTTAAAAACTAATTACATAGAAAGCGATGTTTCTAAGCTTGTACAGCTTATCGTTTTTGTAGAAATTGTTGCCATTTCTCGTATTTATGTATATGTATTCGTCGAAATCTTTATATTTTTTTTAGTCACAGTCAGACAATCTTTCCGCACATAATTTTTTATAATAGCCAAAAGTGCAGAAAGGGGATAGTGAAATGACGAGTATTGAATGGTATAACACAGCAAATGTAGATGACCAAAAATTAGGAGCTAAGAAAAGGCAATTGCTGATCGGCTCTCTATTTTTTTTAACATCCTTTTTTTTAGCTCAGTCTGTTGTATTTGAAGCGGCTGTACCTTTCTCAGTTCCTTTTTGGGCAATTATTCGAACGAAGTATAAGGAATATGCCAAATATGTTTTGTTTGGTGGTTTAATAGGGTGTTTTTTTCTTGGCTTTGGACAAGTCTTCATTTTAGCGTTGCAAATCGCTATGTATGAATGTATTATGCGCTTCCGCTATTGGCAGCTACCACAAAGTATTGCAGTCTCTTTAGCGGTACTGCTTGTACAGATGATGTGGCAAGGGGTTATGTATCAAGGCTTACCACCGGTGCTTGTACAATTTTATGTAGGTTGTGAAGCAGCTTTAGCTCTTACTATGACGCTGTTTATGCAAGTGTTGTTTGTTAATTCTTATGAATGGTTTACGAGTCATTGGACATATGAGAAGCTAGGCTCTGGATTAGTTGTATTTGCTGCTATACTTACAGGAATGCAAGCAGTTGTCATTAGCTATTTTTCACTCCCTATTTTTTTGTTACAACTATTAATTTGCTTCGGAGCATTAGTAGGAAGTGTACCATTAGCGACGGTAATTGGAGCCGTGCTCGGGGCTCTCATAGGTGTTGCAAAACTATCATTTACAGGTATGCTGTCTGTAGCAACTTTAACGGGGTTGTGTGCAGGGATGGGGGCTCGTGCTGGAAGATTTGGTGTAGCAATTGGCAGCATTTTGCCTAGTGTGTTTTTTTATTTTTACGATGCAACATTGCCATTAGATAGTGTTTATTTTACATCGATTGCTATTGGGAGTATTGTTTTTCTAACTATCCCGAAAAAATATTCTGATAAGGTGCGGGGCAAGCTGTTTCCGCAGCGTGAGGAGGTCTTGCTTGCCCGTCAAAATTGGTTAACAGAGCATGTTACGTATAAACTAGAGCATTTTCAGCATTTTGTACAATTTATGAAGGAGCTTGTATTTGAGCGCTTTATGACGGCCCCGGTAGAAGAGGTAAAGGAAGTGTCACCAATGAATACATGTTTAAGCTGCTTCCGCTATGATCGCTGCTGGGGAGCGCAAAGTAACGGCATGGACAAGCTTATGACGGACTGGTTTCATATGAAAGGCGTTGGAAAGGAATCCGCTATTCATCGTGTCGAAGAACAAATACGCTATAAATGTGTGAAATCAGCGAAAATTTTTGAAGAATTAGAAACAGAGCTGTATAGAGAGCGCATTAATGGACAGTATTTTCATGGTAAGAAAATGATTGCACTTCAGCTGCGTGATATGAGTAATCATCTAAATCAATTAATAGCGGAGATGAAAGAAGAGACTATTTCATTCGTCAGTGTAGAAAAGGACATTACGCAACGATTAAAAGATGCGCATATTGAATGTTTTCAACTAGATGTACTAAGCAATAAGCCCGGAGCACGAAAAATTGTCTGTGCCTTATCACCAGCACGTGTCGATTGGGAGGAAGACACGACATTAGCTGAACGGATGATACTGCCAATTTTATACGATATTTTTGAAGAACCATTTGAAATTGAAAAAGTAGTAGCATGTGATATACCGTTTCGTCACATTCAAGTAAGCTTTAGATCAGCTATTAGCTTTGAAGTAGAGTATGATATATATAGCATGTCTAAAGATGCGACGTTATATTCAGGTGACTCCCATGCATTATTTCAATTACATCCTGGACTATTTGCAATTTTATTGTCAGATGGTATGGGGCAGAGTAAAGAAGCACAGCATGAAAGTAGAAAATTGATACATTTAATGCGGGAATGCTTAAATTACAATATGAACCCAGAAACTGCGATGCATACGTTGCATTATGTCATGTCTTTAAAACAACAAAATGATATGTATGCAACGCTTGATTTTGCCCTTGTCGATTTACAACACGGTGATTTATGGTCGTGGAAGGCCGGGGGGATGTCTACGTATATTTTACGTGGAAAAGAGGTGCTGAAGGTTGAAAGCAATGCAGCGCCTGTAGGGTTTTTATCCATTTCGGCAGTCGAGGCTGAAAAAAGAAAGCTTAAAGCGGGCGATGTAATTTTGATGCACTCTGATGGATTATTTTCAAGTGTTGATGATTGGGACGAGCAGGAGGAGGCATTTTTAGCGTATGCACAACAGGTAGCAGGCACTACTAAATCTATACAGGAAAAACTAACAACGATTATGCAATCTTTCCAATCTTACTATGACATTGACGACGATTGCACTGTATTGATGCTGGAGGTTACGCATGTTGTACCTACATGGGCTGTGTTTAGACCAGTTCAACATTCTATGAGCAAATCATCATAATAGAAAACGAAAAGGGGAGGAGAAGCGTTTGTCACTTGAATTAAAGGTCAAATTATTTATTGAAAAAGAGCAATTATTACAACAAGACGACCATCTTCTCGTCGCCGTTTCGGGTGGAGTAGATTCAATGGCTTTACTCCATTATTTTGTCAAAGCAAAAGGACAATGGGGAATTACAGTAGAAGCCATACATGTTGATCATATGTTAAGAGGTGAAGAATCTGCTGAGGATAGAGCCTTTGTTCAAAAATATTGTGATGAGCATGGTGTATACTTACATGCAAAGGCTATTCCAATACCAGAAATCATGGCTTTAGAGAATGGAAATACACAGCTTATTTGTCGTAGAGAACGGTATCAATATTTTAAAGAGGTCATGCAAAAAACAAATGCTAGCAAGCTTGTAACTGCACATCATGCGGACGACCAACTGGAGTCAGTATTAATGGCCCTGACAAAAAATGCAACGATAAATAGTATGCAAGGTATACGTTCACAACGTTTTTTTAAAGGGAAATCATTAATTCGTCCGTTTTTAACGGTTACAAAGTCCGAAATTAGGGAATATTTACTTAAACAAGGTTTGGATTATCGGGAAGACGCTAGCAATTCTAAAGACACCTATGTACGCAATCGTTTTAGACATCATGTGGTGCCTTTATTGGAGGCAGAAAACCCAAGAGTAACAGAGCAGGTGACCCATTTTACAAAGCAATTGCAAGAAGATGATGCCTATTTAATGACATTAGCGGAGGATGTATTTTCTAGAACAGTAAAAAGAATAGCCGGAAATACATATAGCATGGAAATTGAAGCTTTTCAATTGGTACCACTTGCTTTACAAAGGAGGCTCATTTTAATACTATTAAACTATATTTACAAAGATTCAAATACGATACAAAGTTATGCTTTATTGACTTCAATTTCAAAGCTTTGTGATACGATAGCTGGGAATGCCGAGGTTCACTTGCCAGAAGGTTTTATAGCAGTTCGCCGTTACGGAAAGTTAATGATTCAGAAGAAAGACCCATTAGAAGGTCAAGCTTCTCTTGAGAAAAAGATTATTGCGACTGCTAATGGGTGGACAACACTGGCAAATGGTGAACGTTTATGCGTAGTCAAGTTGCCTGATTTATCATCTGAAATGCTAACGGATACTGCACAAATTTTTTATTTTAACGCTAGCAAACTCAAACTTCCACTCTATGTTAGGGTACGTAAGGAAGGGGACAGAATGCTGTTAAAAGGAATGGATCAGCCAAAACGCTTATCTCGCCTTTTTATAGATGAAAAGATTCCTTTAAATGAGCGAAATAGCTGGCCGTTACTGATTTCTCAATATGATGAGGTCGTAGCGGTAATTGGTGTGCGTATGGGAATGCTTTTTTCAACCACTCCACAACCAAACGATGATACAGTGCTCATCGTAGACTAAGGTCTTTGTAAAATTTCACAGCAAATGGTTGAAAAATTTTTTATACACACGAGGAGGAATCGATATGTTACAAAATGACATCGAAAAAGTTATGATTACAGAAGAACAATTGCAAGAAAGAATCGCTGATTTAGGTGCACAATTGACAGCGGAATACAAAGATTCATTCCCGCTAGCTGTTGGTGTTCTAAAAGGGGCAATGCCTTTTATGACAGACTTGATGAAACGTTTCGATTCTTTCATTGAGCTAGACTTTATGGATGTTTCTAGCTATGGCAATGCCACAGTTTCGTCAGGCGAAGTAAAGATTCTAAAGGATTTAAATACAAGCGTTGAGGGGCGTGACGTATTAATTATCGAGGATATCATTGATAGCGGCTTAACTTTAAGCTATTTAGTAGACCTATTTAAATACCGCAAAGCAAAATCCATCAAAATCGTTACATTGTTAGATAAACCATCAGGTCGTAAAGTAAACTTAGCTGCTGATTATGTTGGTTTTGAAGTTCCAGACGGTTTTGTTGTAGGATATGGTTTAGATTACGCAGAAAAATATCGTAATTTACCATATATCGGCATTTTAAAGCCAGCAGTCTATTCTTTCTAACGAGTAAGAAGTTAACGAAAGAACACCAGTTATGAAAAGTGAAAACCTTTAGCGAAGGTCATAGATTTTTTTCTCATCACCAAAGGTTAGGGATGAGATTTGTTAAAACGTTTGCCATGTATATAAGTTGATTGGAGTGAGGCTGGCGACTTTTGGGGGTCAGCGTCACAGATGAGGAAAAGCATCACGTCCTGTGATAACACCTTCGTGACCAACGCCCTGCTGCTTCGCTTTCGCGCAAAAAACATCTATTGCCCTAGCGGCTCATCGGACGCCCTCAGGAAAGAAAAGCGCTCAGTCGGAACGGAAATCAACCGTATGGGAATGAACTTTTTTTAACATAATTCAAAAATCTAGGCACATTGTTCAACTGTATCAAGATAAAGTAACTGGTACAGCTACGCTGGGATATAGTTAAATAAATGCATAAATATGTTTCGATTTCGACAAAAATCGGACGAAACTTTTTTAAAGTAGGGCTTTTCGTTGTATGATGAAATCATGATATGTTAAGATTTTACTTATAATTTTTCTGTTTGTAATGAGGAGGCTGGAGATGAATCGAATATTTCGATATACCATATTCTATTTACTGATTTTCTTAGTGATTATCGGTATTTTTGGTACTTTCAATGGTGGTAACGCACCAACGAAAGAGTTATCTTATTATGAGTTCCAAGAAGCTCTAGATAAGAAAGAAATAACAAGTGCTACAATTCAACCTGATAAATCAGTTTACATCGTAGAAGGTACACTGAAGGGTTATGAAAAAGGGGAAAGCTTTACTGCAAACCTCCCTCGTGATAACCAATCTTTAATGGAACGCATCGATGAGGCTGCTAAGGATAAGAATAGTAATATTAAATATTTAACAGCACCAGAAACAAGTGGATGGATTCAGTTCTTTACAGGGATTATTCCTTTCATCATTATCATTTTCTTATTCTTCTTCCTAATGAGTCAATCTCAAGGTGGCGGTAATAAAGTGATGAGCTTTGGTAAAAGTAAAGCTAAACTTTATGACGACCAGAAGAAAAAAGTTCGTTTTACAGATGTAGCGGGTGCTGATGAAGAGAAAGCTGAGCTTGTAGAGGTTGTTGATTTCTTAAAAGATCACCGCAAATTTACTGAAATAGGTGCTCGTATTCCAAAGGGTATCTTACTCGTAGGTCCTCCTGGTACAGGTAAAACATTACTTGCACGAGCAGTGGCGGGTGAAGCAGGCGTACCATTCTTCTCGATTTCAGGTTCTGACTTCGTAGAAATGTTTGTCGGTGTCGGTGCATCACGTGTTCGTGACTTATTTGAAAATGCAAAGAAAAACGCACCGTGTATCATCTTTATTGATGAGATTGATGCAGTAGGTCGTCAACGTGGCGCAGGTCTTGGTGGTGGCCATGACGAGCGTGAACAAACATTGAACCAATTGTTAGTTGAAATGGATGGTTTCGGGGCAAACGAAGGTATTATTATTATCGCTGCAACAAACCGCCCAGATATTTTAGATAAAGCGTTATTACGTCCTGGTCGATTTGACCGTCAAATTACAGTAGGACATCCTGATGTAAAAGGTCGTGAAGCAATTCTAAAAGTACATGCGCGCAACAAACCTTTATCAGATACAGTGGATTTAGCAGCTGTTGCACAACGTACACCAGGTTTCTCAGGTGCCGATTTAGAGAACTTGTTAAATGAAGCAGCACTTGTGGCTGCTCGTAAAAGCAAACGTACAATTAATATGGCAGATATCGATGAGGCATCTGACCGAGTAATTGCTGGTCCAGCAAAAGCTAGCCGCGTTTACTCAGCGAAAGAGAAGAAACTTGTAGCCTTCCATGAAGCTGGGCACGTAGTTGTTGGTTTAGAGTTAGATGAAGCAGATACAGTACACAAAGTAACAATCGTCCCTCGTGGCCAAGCTGGAGGTTACGCGATTATGTTACCGAAGGAAGAACGTTTCTTCACAACAAAACAAGAGTTACTAGACCGTATTGCAGGACTTCTTGGTGGTCGTGTGGCGGAGGAAATCGTACTTGGTGAAGTATCTACCGGGGCACATAACGACTTCCAAAAGGTAACTAGTATTGCGCGTGCCATGGTCACTGAATATGGTATGAGTGAAAATCTTGGTGCAATGCAGTTTGGGTCAAGTCAGGGTGGTAATGTATTCCTAGGTCGTGACTTTAATTCAGATCAAAACTATTCTGATTCAGTCGCTTATGAAATTGATAAAGAAATGCAAAAAATTATTGATTCACAATATGAGCGTACTAAACGAATCCTAACTGAAAAACGTGGATTACTTGATTTAGTTGCTAACACATTGATGAAAAAAGAAACATTGAATGCGCAAGAAATCGAACATTTACGTGATCACGGTGTCTTACCGGAACCAGAGGCTGAAACGGTTGTAGAAGAAGCTCCCAAAGCTGAAGCTCAACCAACATTAGATGTAGTTGGTGAACCAGTTGTTAAAAAAGAATTGCTTAACAATGAGCCGAATCCAACAACAGCTGATTTACCTAAAGAGGGCAGAGAGCCAAATGATACACCAAAAGGTATCGATGAAAAGCGTGATTAATATGGGAAAGACTGTTTACGATTTTAGTAAGCAGTCTTTTTCTTTGCCTTTTTTCAGTATTAGGTATTAGGATATAGATATTATCTTACGCAAATGCGTAATAGAGGCTCTATAAGATTTTTAACAAGTGTTAAATAGAGCCAAAACAGATAGGAGTGTTGAAATGTGGGAAACGTAACATTGAATAATGGTCTAGAAATGCCGTTAATCGGCTATGGCGTCTTTCGAGTACCTGAAGGGGATGACTTGGCTGAAGCGGTAAAAACGGCTATTGCGAAAGGTTACCGTAGCATTGATACTGCGCAAGTATATCGCAATGAAGAAAGTGTTGGGCGAGGTATTCGTGCAGCGATTGACGAGGGCTTAGTAACACGTGAAGAACTATTCGTAACATCAAAGGTTTGGAATGATGGACTCTCCTATGAAGAAACACTTGCAGCTTATGATAGTAGTTTAGCGAAATTAGGATTAGATTATTTAGATTTATATTTAGTTCACTGGCCAGGTATAGATACAAATTATGTTGATGTTTATAAAGCGCTTGAAAAGATCTATCAGGATAAACGTGTACGCTCAGTTGGTGTTAGTAATTTCCATGTTCTCCATTTAGAAAATTTATTAAAGGAAACATCAGTTATTCCTGTTATTAATCAAATTGAATTTCATCCACACTTAATTCAAGAGGAAGTACGTGCATATTGTAAGGAAAAAGGAATACAGGTAGAAGCATGGTCACCACTAATGAATGGTTCTTTGTTGGAAGAAGCACTGATTCAGCAGCTAGCTTCTAAATATGGCAAAACACCAGCACAAATTGTGTTACGCTATGATGTTCAGCATGGTGTAGTAACTATTCCAAAAACAATGACTCCTGCACGTATGACGGAAAATCTAACTGTCTTTGACTTTGCATTAACAGAGGACGAAATGGCTCAGTTAGATGCATTAAATGATGGATTACGTTGCGGACCAGACCCAGAAAAATTTAATTTTAAATAATATGAAAGGAGCTACCTAAGAGGGGTATCTCCTTTCAAATAAATTTCATACAAAAAAGTGAAGTTGATTTCCGTTCCAGGCTACTCGCTTTGTCGCTGACGCTTCGCTTTCGCGCAGAGCAGAGCTTCCTGTGGGCGAGCGTCGAGCCGCTTCCTTCGCTTGCGCTCCGTGCAGGGTCTCGCCTGTCTCGCTTTCCCACGGGAGTCGAGTAGCCTTCCACTCCAATCAGCGGTAGCGTAGAACTTTTATAAAATATTATCCATTTCATAAGTGAATAATATTGCGACCTATAACAGGGAAGTAATTGTAGACCTGTTATTGCTAACGCTACGCTTTCGCACAAAAACACCTTTTGTTGAAGTTTTTTATAACTATAAATAGAGTGCCCTGCCAGAAGATAAACACTAAGTAGATTGGTTGATCGAAGTGGAGGCTGGGCGACTCCTTGGGGATCAGCAATAGGGGAACGAAGGCTAAAACCATCACATCCTGTGATAACGCCTTCGTGACCAACATCATGTTGGCCCGAGACCCTGGAGCGCAGCGAAGCGGAAATCAACCCCACGTTTTGGTGATAGGAATTAAATTTAATTTGAAAGGAGCTACCTAAGATGTGGGTGGCTCCTTTTTGGAGTGAGTGAATGCTATTTCATAGGAATAAAAGTATGGTATCATTTTCTAAAGTGTTAACTTTTTTCAGCGGATCTTGATTTTTTGTGCATGAGTATGCATTGTTTTAGTTGTATCAATCACATAGTGACAGGTACAATTACGATGAGGGGCAATAAATAGGAGGCATCAATCATGATTTTAGTTTTAGATGCGGGAAATTCGAATATCGTATTAGGTGTCTATGATGAAAACGATCAATTGGCCTTCCATTGGCGTATGGTGACAGACCTTCATAAAACAGAAGATGAATACGCAATGCAAGTTTTATCTTTCTTTAATCATGCAGGCATTTCATTTGAACAGATTACAGGCATTATTATATCCTCTGTTGTACCACCAATCATGTTTTCGTTAGAAGCGATGTGTCAAAAGTATTTTCGTAAAAAACCGCTCGTTGTCGGACCAGGTGTGAAAACAGGATTGAATATTAAATATGAAAACCCACGTGAAGTTGGTTCAGACCGCATAGTGAACGCTATTGCAGCTCTTGATGTTTATAAAGCACCACTGATTATTGTTGATTTTGGTACTGCCACAACATATTGTTACTTAAACGAAAAGGGCGATTATATGGGCGGTGCTATCGCTCCAGGTATTTCGATTTCAACGGAGGCGCTCTATACACAGGCAGCTAGATTACCACGTATTGAAATCTTGCGCTCTACACATATTGTTGGAAAGACAACTGTATCCGCGATGCAGGCCGGAATTTTTTATGGCTTTGTTGGGCAAGTTGAGGGAATTGTTAATCGCATGAAAGCACAAAGTAAGGAAGAGCCTTTAGTTATTGCTACTGGAGGATTAGCAAATTTAATTGCTGGGGAGACGCAAGCTATTGATATAGTCGACCCGTTTTTAACATTAAAAGGCTTATATAAGCTATATAAACGCAATCAATAAGAAATGAGGGACATTTCATTTATGAAAGACTATTTAGTACGAGGTTTAGGGTTCAACGGACAGGTTCGTGTTTTTGCAGCTTGTACAACAGCAACGGTAGGAGAAGCGCAACGTCGTCATCATACATGGCCTGTTGTGTCGGCAGCCCTTGGTCGTTCTATGACTGCTGCTGTGATGATGGGTGCCATGTTAAAAGGTGAAGAAAAAATCACCATTAAAATTGAGGGGAACGGTCCGATCGGTCCAATGGTGATTGACAGTAATGCGCATGGTGAAGTGCGTGGCTTTGTAACAAATCCTCACGTTCATTTCGATTTAAACGAGCACGGCAAGCTTGATGTTCGAGCAGGTGTTGGAACAGAGGGTGCATTAACAATCGTAAAAGATCTTGGTTTAAGAGACATGTTTTCTGGACAAACGCCAATTGTATCAGGTGAAATTGCTGAGGACTTTACTTACTATTTCGCTACTTCAGAACAAGTGCCTTCATCAGTTGGATTAGGGGTTTTAGTAAACCCAGATAACACAATTCTTGCAGCTGGAGGATTCATTCTTCAATTAATGCCAGGCTGTGAAGAACAGACAATCAATCAAATCGAACAACATCTTGCTACTATAGAGCCTGTTTCAAAAATGATTGAAAAAGGCTTTACACCAGAGCAAATTTTAGAAGCTGTATTAGGAGAAGGCCATCTACAAATTTTAGATTCCATGCCGGTAGAATTTAAATGTCAATGTTCAAAAGAGCGATTTGGTGCAGCGATTTTAGGGTTAGGGACACAGGAAATTCGAGAAATGATTGAAGAGGATGGCGGAGCAGAAGCAGAATGTCACTTCTGTTTAGAAACATACCATTTCTCAAAAGAAGAGCTAGAAGGATTTATCGATGAGCTCAACGCGTAATCGACGACCTTCATCTGCTACAACGCCCAACCAAACGCCCTTTTCGCAACGCCGTTTAAAGACAAAACCTGCTTTAACAGTCATTGTAATCTTGTTATTAGGAAATATTTTATGGATTATTGCTTGGTTAATCCCAAATAAAGGTCATGAAATTGGTAGCGACGAACAAGTCGCTGCCGTTGACGGAGATATTATCACACGTCAAGATTGGATGGTTGCCATGGAAGAACGCTATGGTAAAGAGACACTACAAAATTTAGTGAATGAATCTGTGATGGATAAGGCAGCTAAAAAATTTAAAATACAAGTAACGGATAAAGAGATTGATTTAGAGTTAGCTTTAATGCGTTCTGCTCAGGATAAATTTGATACAGCAATGCAAAATCTTTCAGCTGAGCAGTTGCAACAAAAAATTCGCTCACAGCTTATTTTAGATAAGGTACTGACAAAGGATGTAGTTATAAAAGAAGGCAGTATTGAAAAATATTATGAGGAAAATCAGGCACTGTACAATACGAAAACAAGCTATCGTACGAACTTTATTGAGGTGGAATCCAAAAAAGGCGCTGAGGAAGCAGTAAGTGGAATAAAAAAAGCCTCTGATTTTTCAGTGTTGGCACGTGAAATCTCAGTAGACAGCGCGTCAGCTAGCTTAGGTGGAGATATCGGTTTCCTCACAGAAAAACAGGCGAATATCGATCCTGCCATTTTAAATGCAGCGAAGGCTTTAAAAGCAGGAGAGGTTAGTAAAGCATTTAAGCTTGATAACGGTCATTACGGCATTGTACAAGTTCAAGAGATAATAGAAGGGCAATCCTTTACATATGACGATGTGAAAGAACATATTGAACGTGAGCTTGCGTTAGAGCAAGTGCCACAATCTGTTACACCAGAAGCATTTTGGTCTGAATTCAATGCAACTTGGTATTACGGAGAGGCAAAAAAAGGTAAATAACAGATTGCTTCGAAAATGAGCTTGAAAAATCTGCAAGATATCTGCGGGAAAATGAGCCAGGAAAATCCTGCAGACGTTTGGCGTCAACAGAGTAACGGCTACCCTAGGATATTAAGCGGATTTTTTTGATTACCTTCGTTTAGATTGGTTGCAATAAATATTCTGAAAATATAAGTTTTATTTATTGACAATCGAATGGAAAAATTGATAAAATCAAAATAAGTAAAACCTATAAAAATAGTAGGGATTAGGAGTGGATTGATAAATGAGTAGATTAGCGAACTCAGTAGCTGAATTAGTTGGTAAAACACCAATTGTAAAGTTAAATCATGCAACAGGTGAAAACGAAGGTACTGTTTATGTGAAATTAGAATATTTCAAC of Lysinibacillus agricola contains these proteins:
- the ftsH gene encoding ATP-dependent zinc metalloprotease FtsH, which codes for MNRIFRYTIFYLLIFLVIIGIFGTFNGGNAPTKELSYYEFQEALDKKEITSATIQPDKSVYIVEGTLKGYEKGESFTANLPRDNQSLMERIDEAAKDKNSNIKYLTAPETSGWIQFFTGIIPFIIIIFLFFFLMSQSQGGGNKVMSFGKSKAKLYDDQKKKVRFTDVAGADEEKAELVEVVDFLKDHRKFTEIGARIPKGILLVGPPGTGKTLLARAVAGEAGVPFFSISGSDFVEMFVGVGASRVRDLFENAKKNAPCIIFIDEIDAVGRQRGAGLGGGHDEREQTLNQLLVEMDGFGANEGIIIIAATNRPDILDKALLRPGRFDRQITVGHPDVKGREAILKVHARNKPLSDTVDLAAVAQRTPGFSGADLENLLNEAALVAARKSKRTINMADIDEASDRVIAGPAKASRVYSAKEKKLVAFHEAGHVVVGLELDEADTVHKVTIVPRGQAGGYAIMLPKEERFFTTKQELLDRIAGLLGGRVAEEIVLGEVSTGAHNDFQKVTSIARAMVTEYGMSENLGAMQFGSSQGGNVFLGRDFNSDQNYSDSVAYEIDKEMQKIIDSQYERTKRILTEKRGLLDLVANTLMKKETLNAQEIEHLRDHGVLPEPEAETVVEEAPKAEAQPTLDVVGEPVVKKELLNNEPNPTTADLPKEGREPNDTPKGIDEKRD
- the hpt gene encoding hypoxanthine phosphoribosyltransferase produces the protein MLQNDIEKVMITEEQLQERIADLGAQLTAEYKDSFPLAVGVLKGAMPFMTDLMKRFDSFIELDFMDVSSYGNATVSSGEVKILKDLNTSVEGRDVLIIEDIIDSGLTLSYLVDLFKYRKAKSIKIVTLLDKPSGRKVNLAADYVGFEVPDGFVVGYGLDYAEKYRNLPYIGILKPAVYSF
- a CDS encoding SpoIIE family protein phosphatase, which gives rise to MTSIEWYNTANVDDQKLGAKKRQLLIGSLFFLTSFFLAQSVVFEAAVPFSVPFWAIIRTKYKEYAKYVLFGGLIGCFFLGFGQVFILALQIAMYECIMRFRYWQLPQSIAVSLAVLLVQMMWQGVMYQGLPPVLVQFYVGCEAALALTMTLFMQVLFVNSYEWFTSHWTYEKLGSGLVVFAAILTGMQAVVISYFSLPIFLLQLLICFGALVGSVPLATVIGAVLGALIGVAKLSFTGMLSVATLTGLCAGMGARAGRFGVAIGSILPSVFFYFYDATLPLDSVYFTSIAIGSIVFLTIPKKYSDKVRGKLFPQREEVLLARQNWLTEHVTYKLEHFQHFVQFMKELVFERFMTAPVEEVKEVSPMNTCLSCFRYDRCWGAQSNGMDKLMTDWFHMKGVGKESAIHRVEEQIRYKCVKSAKIFEELETELYRERINGQYFHGKKMIALQLRDMSNHLNQLIAEMKEETISFVSVEKDITQRLKDAHIECFQLDVLSNKPGARKIVCALSPARVDWEEDTTLAERMILPILYDIFEEPFEIEKVVACDIPFRHIQVSFRSAISFEVEYDIYSMSKDATLYSGDSHALFQLHPGLFAILLSDGMGQSKEAQHESRKLIHLMRECLNYNMNPETAMHTLHYVMSLKQQNDMYATLDFALVDLQHGDLWSWKAGGMSTYILRGKEVLKVESNAAPVGFLSISAVEAEKRKLKAGDVILMHSDGLFSSVDDWDEQEEAFLAYAQQVAGTTKSIQEKLTTIMQSFQSYYDIDDDCTVLMLEVTHVVPTWAVFRPVQHSMSKSS
- the tilS gene encoding tRNA lysidine(34) synthetase TilS, which gives rise to MSLELKVKLFIEKEQLLQQDDHLLVAVSGGVDSMALLHYFVKAKGQWGITVEAIHVDHMLRGEESAEDRAFVQKYCDEHGVYLHAKAIPIPEIMALENGNTQLICRRERYQYFKEVMQKTNASKLVTAHHADDQLESVLMALTKNATINSMQGIRSQRFFKGKSLIRPFLTVTKSEIREYLLKQGLDYREDASNSKDTYVRNRFRHHVVPLLEAENPRVTEQVTHFTKQLQEDDAYLMTLAEDVFSRTVKRIAGNTYSMEIEAFQLVPLALQRRLILILLNYIYKDSNTIQSYALLTSISKLCDTIAGNAEVHLPEGFIAVRRYGKLMIQKKDPLEGQASLEKKIIATANGWTTLANGERLCVVKLPDLSSEMLTDTAQIFYFNASKLKLPLYVRVRKEGDRMLLKGMDQPKRLSRLFIDEKIPLNERNSWPLLISQYDEVVAVIGVRMGMLFSTTPQPNDDTVLIVD